One Candidatus Limnocylindrales bacterium genomic region harbors:
- a CDS encoding class I SAM-dependent methyltransferase — protein sequence MYQLEDTYWWYRGMRKIAYTLIPELFHCKTSAKILDAGCGTGARLQHLLEIGSQTWETGLKPQTVGIDLFSEALKFCKIRKLENLVQASVEDLPFRDETFDFITSYDVLVCVPDDEKALREYYRVCRPGGKVFLTVAAFNWLRGEHDRAGQVLRRYTESDLCQKLEKAGFIVENATYANTFLVLPIFLFRKAVNLLRPAKTDQEAISDFHFTPAYLNAFLTSLLYLEAFLLKWIRFPVGVTLMVKGRKMVQASGK from the coding sequence ATGTACCAGCTGGAGGATACTTACTGGTGGTACCGGGGAATGAGGAAAATAGCGTATACCCTTATCCCCGAGCTCTTTCACTGCAAAACCTCTGCAAAGATTCTCGATGCCGGATGCGGAACGGGTGCTCGATTGCAACACCTTTTGGAGATCGGGAGCCAGACCTGGGAGACAGGCTTAAAACCCCAAACTGTTGGGATCGATTTATTTTCCGAGGCCCTTAAATTCTGTAAAATTCGTAAACTGGAGAATCTCGTTCAGGCCTCGGTAGAGGACCTTCCTTTCCGGGATGAAACCTTTGATTTTATAACGTCCTATGATGTCCTGGTTTGTGTTCCCGACGATGAGAAAGCCCTTCGGGAATATTACCGGGTTTGCCGACCCGGTGGAAAAGTTTTTTTAACGGTAGCCGCCTTCAACTGGCTCCGGGGCGAGCATGATCGGGCCGGACAGGTCTTAAGACGATACACCGAATCGGATTTGTGCCAAAAATTAGAAAAAGCCGGTTTTATCGTTGAAAACGCTACCTATGCCAATACCTTCCTTGTTCTACCCATTTTCCTGTTCCGTAAAGCTGTTAACCTCTTACGTCCGGCAAAGACAGATCAAGAAGCTATTTCGGATTTTCATTTCACACCGGCCTACCTCAATGCTTTTTTGACCTCTCTCCTTTACCTGGAAGCCTTTTTACTCAAATGGATCCGCTTTCCGGTAGGAGTAACGCTTATGGTCAAAGGAAGGAAAATGGTTCAGGCCTCAGGGAAGTAG
- a CDS encoding EamA family transporter has product MKKAISSFGEISFKALLTWTFHITLFTNPYVLFALGLYAISVLLWLVVLSRVPLSYAYPMVSLSYVLVVLASKWVLGESISWIRWVGVLLICLGVALIARS; this is encoded by the coding sequence ATGAAGAAAGCCATATCCTCCTTCGGTGAAATATCTTTCAAAGCCTTACTTACCTGGACTTTTCATATCACCCTTTTTACCAATCCCTATGTCCTCTTTGCTTTGGGATTATATGCAATAAGTGTCCTGCTCTGGTTGGTTGTGTTATCCAGAGTTCCTTTGAGCTACGCCTACCCTATGGTTAGTTTAAGCTACGTCCTGGTGGTACTGGCCTCAAAATGGGTCTTAGGAGAATCAATATCCTGGATCCGATGGGTAGGGGTTTTACTGATCTGCCTGGGAGTTGCCTTGATCGCCAGATCCTAA
- a CDS encoding DUF5989 family protein, whose protein sequence is MSKLSLLSEFWLFLRERKKWWLGPIVFMLLGLGLLIILTEGSAVAPFIYALF, encoded by the coding sequence ATGAGTAAATTATCTCTCCTCTCTGAGTTCTGGCTCTTCCTGAGAGAGCGAAAAAAATGGTGGTTAGGCCCTATTGTATTTATGCTCCTTGGATTGGGTTTACTGATTATCCTTACAGAAGGTTCGGCGGTAGCTCCTTTTATTTATGCTCTTTTCTAA
- a CDS encoding glycosyltransferase family 2 protein, translating into MTDKNKRLSSISVFFPCYNDAGTIASLVVSAFKTLRSLTDDYEVIVVDDASKDFSREILEELKTHYKNLKVIYHTQNKGYGGALRSGFAHATKDFIFYTDGDGQYDPRELALLAPEMVDGVDIVNGYKIQRHDPFYRIILGKIYYIVVKNLFRLKVRDVDCDFRLIRREVFDKIELESDDGAICVEMVKKLQNAGFVFKEVPVNHYHRVCGRSQVFVINRVIKGGVTVLKLWWKICLKPFLARKNLIR; encoded by the coding sequence ATGACGGACAAAAATAAACGGCTTTCCAGCATTTCGGTTTTCTTCCCCTGCTATAACGATGCAGGAACTATCGCAAGTCTTGTTGTTTCTGCTTTTAAAACCCTTCGTTCCCTGACCGATGACTATGAAGTGATTGTCGTTGATGATGCCAGTAAGGATTTTAGTCGGGAAATTTTGGAAGAACTGAAAACCCACTATAAAAACCTTAAAGTCATTTACCATACCCAAAACAAAGGATATGGAGGTGCCCTTCGATCTGGTTTCGCCCATGCTACCAAGGATTTTATTTTCTATACCGATGGAGACGGTCAGTACGATCCTCGAGAATTGGCCCTCTTGGCCCCTGAGATGGTCGATGGGGTCGATATCGTGAACGGATATAAAATCCAACGGCACGATCCTTTTTATCGAATTATCCTGGGTAAAATTTATTATATCGTAGTAAAAAACCTTTTCCGATTAAAGGTCAGAGATGTAGATTGCGACTTTCGTCTTATCCGACGGGAGGTATTCGATAAAATCGAACTGGAATCCGATGATGGGGCTATCTGCGTGGAAATGGTGAAAAAGCTTCAAAATGCCGGATTTGTTTTCAAAGAGGTCCCAGTCAATCATTATCACCGGGTTTGTGGAAGATCTCAGGTCTTTGTTATAAACCGGGTCATTAAAGGAGGTGTCACCGTCCTTAAACTCTGGTGGAAAATCTGTCTAAAACCTTTTCTTGCCAGAAAGAATCTGATCCGTTAA
- a CDS encoding patatin-like phospholipase family protein, translating to MESLIPLLQKNRIFKSVPLEELEKLAALFRRKYYPRGIRICREGEISNEFYILVSGQVRVLKKTESGDELEFAYLSPGDFFGDMPLLASEPRLTSVEVVIDAEVLEITRDEFEKAIETHIPILKNLVELLSFKLRQKRETIQSRQRSKYPIITVYSTEERIGKTLLVANLAASLVKETRKKVVVVDMGIKEESLTRVLKIPPTKRINSSQIIPGYLEECTVNHEGGLEVVSIAPELLMEESKGRESIALILGILKDRYDYVLIDTSSKLSRSTFEALDLSNMVLFVTSNSSEEYPLIILDHQEVRTVLNLSDTGIGGIAKTRRGFHVLPRDYEVSTAFFKTGKPFILDYPHSELSKSLEALARDIEGKKIGLALGGGSARGMAHIGVLYALEEYGIPIDMISGTSAGALIGSAYAAGVPLDIIKTSVLKWGSKLGLLRLADVQFFKAGLFGGDRVDKLFLDVVGDPDFSELKIPLSVVAMDLNTGEEVVFEKGNVRNAVRASFSIPGVFVPVKYRDRYLIDGSVVDPVPVKPLLDRGADITLAVSVTPPLDTSEKPSFSGFSLMPKVLDVIMRSLQSLQYEITNIKAMPASILITPEVGNIAWAEFYKADRLIEAGRKAIEQILPEIQRLRWNT from the coding sequence ATGGAAAGTCTCATACCTCTGTTACAAAAAAACCGGATCTTCAAATCGGTTCCTTTAGAAGAGCTGGAAAAACTGGCAGCGCTCTTTCGCCGCAAGTATTACCCCCGAGGGATTCGGATTTGTCGAGAGGGAGAGATCAGCAATGAATTCTATATCTTGGTATCCGGGCAGGTAAGGGTCTTGAAAAAGACGGAAAGCGGAGATGAGCTGGAGTTTGCCTACCTGAGCCCGGGAGATTTTTTCGGTGATATGCCCCTTCTGGCCAGCGAGCCCCGATTAACCTCTGTGGAGGTAGTGATCGATGCCGAAGTCCTTGAAATAACCCGAGACGAGTTTGAAAAAGCCATCGAAACCCATATTCCTATCCTTAAAAATTTGGTAGAGCTCTTGAGTTTCAAGCTACGCCAAAAAAGAGAAACGATCCAAAGCCGGCAGCGAAGCAAATACCCTATCATTACCGTGTATAGCACCGAAGAACGTATCGGTAAAACCTTGCTTGTGGCCAATCTTGCCGCCAGCCTTGTAAAAGAAACCCGTAAAAAGGTGGTGGTCGTGGACATGGGAATCAAAGAAGAAAGCCTGACCCGGGTTTTGAAAATCCCGCCTACAAAGCGGATTAATTCTTCCCAAATCATTCCTGGCTATCTGGAAGAGTGCACCGTGAACCATGAAGGAGGGCTCGAGGTGGTTTCCATAGCCCCGGAGCTTTTAATGGAGGAATCGAAAGGACGAGAGTCAATTGCTCTTATTCTGGGAATCTTAAAAGATCGTTATGATTACGTCTTGATCGATACAAGCTCGAAATTGAGTCGGAGTACCTTTGAGGCCCTGGATTTATCTAATATGGTCCTTTTTGTTACCTCCAACAGTTCCGAAGAATATCCGTTGATCATTTTAGATCATCAGGAGGTTAGAACGGTTTTGAACTTATCGGATACGGGAATCGGAGGTATCGCCAAGACTCGAAGAGGATTTCATGTATTACCCAGAGATTATGAAGTTTCAACTGCTTTCTTCAAAACAGGGAAACCTTTTATTCTGGATTACCCCCATTCTGAGCTTAGCAAAAGCCTGGAGGCTCTTGCCCGGGATATCGAAGGAAAAAAAATCGGATTGGCCCTGGGGGGTGGTTCTGCCAGAGGTATGGCCCATATCGGAGTTCTCTATGCTTTGGAAGAGTACGGAATCCCCATCGATATGATATCAGGAACCAGTGCCGGGGCACTGATAGGTTCCGCTTATGCTGCGGGAGTCCCTCTCGATATAATTAAAACTTCCGTCCTTAAATGGGGTTCTAAATTGGGACTACTTCGATTGGCCGATGTTCAGTTCTTTAAAGCCGGTCTATTCGGAGGGGATCGGGTCGATAAATTATTTCTAGATGTGGTTGGAGATCCTGATTTCAGTGAGCTTAAAATACCTTTATCGGTGGTAGCCATGGATCTCAACACTGGGGAAGAAGTTGTGTTTGAAAAGGGAAACGTAAGAAATGCCGTTCGAGCCAGCTTCTCTATTCCAGGAGTTTTTGTACCGGTTAAATATCGGGACCGTTACTTAATTGATGGATCAGTGGTAGATCCGGTTCCCGTTAAACCCTTGTTAGATCGGGGTGCCGATATTACCCTGGCGGTAAGTGTAACCCCTCCCCTGGATACAAGCGAAAAGCCCTCCTTTTCTGGATTCTCCCTTATGCCCAAAGTTTTGGATGTCATTATGCGCTCACTCCAAAGCCTTCAGTATGAAATTACAAATATCAAAGCCATGCCGGCCAGTATTTTAATCACTCCAGAGGTGGGAAATATCGCCTGGGCAGAGTTTTATAAAGCAGACAGACTTATCGAGGCAGGACGAAAGGCAATTGAACAGATACTCCCTGAGATTCAAAGGCTAAGGTGGAATACTTAG
- a CDS encoding ABC transporter substrate-binding protein, protein MPKIKNIQGDPLHLRVISLLLLIGLLIFISLGPKLQAQDNTPIKIGLNVELTGLAADLGDLSKKAADLAVEEINAAGGINGRPIDLIAEDSQSSNQGAVAATNKLINSHKVVAMVGPVKSTQMQAVSDIVKKAHLPTMYGGTNPKLTRIDNKVVNPWVFRCRPADSIAGVAVARFIIEDLKINKVGILHDSDTFGTTGAGIVRDTLKKLGAEPVLIEKYATGTENYQPQLLNMKAAGAEALVIYGTNANDDAKILRQIKELGLDFKVVGSPSNAQKITLDLAKEAAEGIYAVVDYVPGQSEVAKRYREAYVKKYGSEPDTLAAWNYDALYILAEAMKKAGTDPEKIREAILATKGFKGVLGEFNFDEFGDGLHEVSMIQIKNGQPSLLRIVKESE, encoded by the coding sequence ATGCCAAAAATAAAAAATATTCAAGGAGATCCTTTACACTTACGTGTAATATCTCTCCTGCTTCTAATCGGGTTGTTGATCTTTATAAGCTTAGGGCCAAAGTTACAGGCCCAGGATAATACCCCTATCAAGATAGGTTTAAATGTGGAATTAACGGGTTTAGCTGCAGATCTGGGAGATTTATCTAAAAAGGCAGCGGATCTGGCCGTTGAGGAGATTAATGCTGCGGGTGGTATTAATGGACGCCCCATCGATTTAATCGCCGAAGATAGTCAATCCAGTAACCAGGGGGCGGTTGCAGCAACCAATAAGCTTATCAATTCCCATAAAGTCGTTGCCATGGTCGGTCCGGTAAAAAGCACCCAGATGCAAGCCGTTAGTGATATTGTAAAAAAAGCTCATTTACCCACCATGTATGGAGGAACCAATCCCAAATTGACCCGAATCGATAATAAGGTCGTGAATCCCTGGGTGTTCCGATGTCGGCCTGCAGATAGTATCGCCGGAGTCGCTGTTGCCCGTTTTATTATCGAAGATTTGAAAATCAACAAAGTAGGAATTCTCCATGATAGCGATACCTTTGGTACAACCGGAGCCGGTATCGTTAGAGATACCCTCAAGAAGCTGGGTGCCGAACCTGTTCTCATCGAGAAATATGCTACGGGAACAGAGAACTATCAACCTCAGCTTTTAAATATGAAAGCGGCAGGGGCCGAAGCCCTGGTTATCTATGGAACCAATGCCAACGATGATGCCAAAATCCTTCGTCAAATTAAAGAACTGGGTCTGGATTTTAAAGTCGTAGGGTCTCCCTCCAATGCCCAAAAAATTACCCTGGATTTGGCTAAAGAAGCCGCCGAGGGTATTTATGCTGTGGTGGACTACGTACCCGGGCAAAGTGAGGTCGCAAAAAGATATCGTGAAGCGTATGTGAAAAAGTACGGTTCTGAACCGGATACGTTAGCTGCCTGGAACTATGATGCTTTATATATCCTCGCCGAAGCCATGAAAAAAGCTGGGACAGATCCAGAAAAGATTCGAGAAGCCATTCTAGCCACCAAAGGTTTTAAAGGAGTCCTGGGTGAATTTAACTTCGATGAGTTTGGGGATGGACTCCATGAAGTAAGTATGATTCAGATTAAGAACGGTCAACCCTCTCTTTTAAGAATCGTAAAAGAAAGTGAATAA
- a CDS encoding branched-chain amino acid ABC transporter permease has protein sequence MKFILISLILAFAIAAPLIWTTDYWHHLMVLAAIYAIVALGLNFTLGLTGQLSLAQAAFWGIGAYTSALLTVRHELSFWIGLPAAAAVSALFGILLGFPSFKLSGHYLAMTTIGFGIIVRLVLQNETDLTGGADGIAGIPAPTLLGFDIDDNRKFYYFALGFLILLSIVALKIQHSRAGRAFQAIRENEMAASATGVNINRYKLIAFMFSALYAGIAGSLYAHSAGYISPDTFSFDQSVIFLVMLVLGGSGSVYGTLIGAILITFLPEWLRFLKSYYMAVYGAGVLLMMIFLPTGIWGLLEMIQERIIGRPGEVLPPLERPGEPRKAELSVGAKK, from the coding sequence ATGAAATTTATTCTCATATCTTTAATTCTGGCTTTCGCCATCGCAGCTCCTCTCATCTGGACGACCGATTATTGGCATCATCTGATGGTATTGGCAGCAATTTATGCCATCGTGGCCCTCGGTCTTAATTTCACCCTGGGATTAACCGGACAATTATCTCTGGCCCAGGCTGCCTTTTGGGGGATCGGCGCTTATACCTCAGCGTTATTAACGGTACGCCATGAATTATCTTTCTGGATTGGATTACCTGCCGCCGCCGCCGTATCGGCCTTATTTGGTATCCTACTCGGCTTTCCTTCCTTTAAGTTATCGGGACATTATCTGGCCATGACCACCATCGGATTTGGGATTATTGTGCGGCTGGTACTTCAAAATGAAACAGATTTAACAGGAGGTGCCGATGGCATTGCCGGTATTCCGGCACCAACCTTGTTGGGATTTGATATTGATGATAATCGGAAGTTCTATTATTTTGCCCTGGGTTTCCTGATCCTCTTGAGTATCGTGGCTTTGAAAATCCAACACTCCCGGGCAGGACGTGCTTTCCAGGCTATTCGTGAAAATGAAATGGCTGCCAGTGCAACCGGGGTTAATATCAACCGTTATAAACTCATTGCCTTTATGTTTAGTGCCTTATATGCAGGAATTGCAGGTTCTCTCTACGCCCACTCTGCAGGCTATATCAGCCCGGATACCTTCTCTTTTGATCAGTCGGTAATATTTCTGGTCATGCTGGTACTGGGTGGTTCTGGCTCAGTCTACGGCACCCTCATTGGGGCTATCTTAATAACCTTTCTACCCGAATGGTTACGATTTCTTAAAAGCTATTATATGGCCGTCTACGGAGCCGGTGTCCTCCTGATGATGATTTTCCTGCCTACAGGTATCTGGGGGCTTTTGGAAATGATCCAGGAACGAATAATCGGTAGACCAGGCGAAGTCCTTCCACCGCTGGAAAGGCCAGGTGAGCCCAGAAAAGCAGAACTCTCCGTAGGGGCAAAAAAATAA
- a CDS encoding diacylglycerol kinase family protein: protein MGANQTPSHIAVIINHSSGSKDKRKEIEQVTELFKSKNIKASISLAQSGEELVEITHRIIREGYDMVVAGGGDGTVNTVASMLVGTDKILGILPLGTLNHFAKDLKIPLDLEQAVDNLISGSRVSIDVGEVNGYIFVNNSSIGIYPHMVRHREWYRRRGWSKGVAFFWALLKVFHRYPFFNVRLIADDQEFKRATPFVFVGNNEYEIESLNIGSRRCLNAGYLCLYVTHQTGRLGLLRLALRLLLGRLRQEKDLDKLLVKEVWVGTQRRKRRRKYVYVSVDGEIILMEMPLHYQIRPRALQVMVPKGKGELEN, encoded by the coding sequence ATGGGGGCAAATCAGACACCTTCCCATATTGCAGTCATTATCAATCACTCTTCCGGTTCTAAGGATAAACGGAAAGAGATAGAACAGGTAACCGAGCTATTTAAATCAAAAAATATCAAAGCCTCTATCTCCCTGGCCCAAAGCGGGGAAGAGCTGGTGGAAATCACCCACCGGATAATTCGTGAGGGTTATGATATGGTTGTAGCCGGAGGGGGTGATGGAACGGTCAATACAGTCGCCTCCATGCTGGTCGGCACCGATAAGATCCTGGGAATCCTTCCGCTGGGGACACTTAATCACTTTGCCAAAGATTTAAAAATACCGCTGGATCTTGAACAGGCTGTGGATAACCTCATCTCAGGTTCTAGGGTCAGCATTGATGTGGGGGAGGTCAACGGGTATATCTTCGTTAATAATTCCAGTATAGGGATTTATCCGCATATGGTACGTCACCGGGAGTGGTATCGGCGACGGGGATGGAGCAAAGGGGTCGCCTTCTTTTGGGCATTACTCAAGGTGTTTCATCGCTATCCTTTTTTCAATGTCCGCCTGATCGCAGACGATCAAGAATTCAAGCGAGCAACCCCCTTTGTTTTCGTAGGTAATAACGAATATGAAATAGAAAGCCTTAACATTGGATCCCGTAGATGTCTCAATGCGGGATATTTGTGTTTATATGTAACTCACCAAACCGGGCGATTGGGCCTTCTGCGCCTGGCTTTAAGGCTGCTTTTGGGACGGTTACGCCAGGAAAAAGATTTAGATAAGCTCCTGGTTAAAGAAGTCTGGGTCGGTACCCAACGAAGGAAGCGGAGACGGAAGTATGTGTACGTTTCTGTGGATGGGGAAATTATTTTGATGGAAATGCCACTTCATTACCAGATTCGGCCCCGTGCGCTACAAGTTATGGTACCGAAAGGTAAAGGAGAACTAGAAAACTAA
- a CDS encoding ABC transporter ATP-binding protein produces the protein MLKVKDIETYYGSIQALKGISLEVNEGEVVTLLGSNGAGKSTTLKTISRLLRPVRGTIEFMGERIDPLKPEVIVQKGIAHVPEGRKIFPGLTVRDNLMLGASGRVGLSKAQIAEEAERMLELFPALKPFADKLGWTLSGGQQQMLAIARGLMAHPKLLLLDEPSLGLAPVLVQEVFHIIRDINTRGTTILLVEQNAFMALKVAHRGYVMETGKIVLHDLATNLLNNEQVKRAYLGTTKAARRQVVG, from the coding sequence ATGCTTAAAGTTAAAGATATTGAAACCTATTACGGTAGCATTCAGGCCTTAAAAGGGATCTCCCTGGAGGTCAACGAAGGAGAAGTTGTAACCTTACTTGGAAGCAATGGGGCCGGGAAAAGCACAACCCTTAAAACCATCTCCCGTCTTCTCCGTCCGGTCAGGGGAACAATTGAATTTATGGGTGAACGTATCGATCCTTTGAAGCCCGAAGTCATTGTACAGAAGGGAATCGCCCATGTCCCGGAAGGAAGAAAAATCTTCCCCGGTTTGACCGTGCGAGACAATCTCATGTTGGGAGCTTCCGGACGGGTTGGTTTGAGTAAAGCTCAAATAGCCGAAGAAGCAGAGCGAATGCTGGAACTTTTCCCCGCACTTAAACCCTTTGCAGATAAATTGGGTTGGACCCTCAGTGGAGGTCAACAACAAATGCTGGCCATTGCCCGAGGCTTAATGGCCCATCCTAAACTTCTCTTGTTGGATGAGCCTTCCTTGGGTCTGGCTCCTGTACTTGTACAGGAAGTTTTTCATATCATTCGGGATATCAATACACGGGGCACCACCATTCTCCTCGTAGAACAGAATGCTTTTATGGCTCTTAAGGTAGCCCATCGGGGTTATGTGATGGAAACGGGAAAAATTGTCCTCCATGATCTGGCCACAAATCTACTCAATAACGAACAGGTAAAAAGAGCTTACCTGGGTACGACTAAAGCGGCTCGAAGGCAGGTTGTCGGATAG
- a CDS encoding branched-chain amino acid ABC transporter permease: MDFITFLQLVISGLAMGAIYALVALGFVLIYNAVGIVNFAQGEFIMIPAFFGITALVTWHLPVPIAYSLVLAAMAVFGLVFELIAYYPLRNRPFLPVVISTIGASILLKNLAQNIWGAIPLRFPGLFETGTLNLGGLRIGLQHLLILGVTVILLILQYLLFEKTLIGKKMQATAQDKQTARLMGIPTNKMIALTFIYSALLGGVAALLVAPILNVTKDMGGPIALKAFSSSIIGGFGSIPGAILGGLFVGVIEAIAGKYYSAYTDGVAFFVLIAVLLFRPQGIFGERIAEKA, from the coding sequence GTGGATTTCATAACTTTCCTGCAACTGGTTATCAGTGGTCTTGCCATGGGGGCAATTTATGCTCTGGTTGCACTGGGATTCGTCCTTATTTACAACGCGGTAGGTATTGTAAACTTTGCCCAGGGGGAGTTTATCATGATACCTGCTTTTTTTGGGATCACCGCCCTGGTTACCTGGCATCTTCCGGTTCCTATCGCTTATTCCCTTGTACTTGCAGCCATGGCCGTCTTTGGGCTCGTTTTTGAATTAATTGCCTATTACCCCCTCCGGAATCGTCCTTTTTTGCCAGTCGTCATCAGTACCATCGGAGCCTCCATTTTGCTAAAAAATCTAGCCCAAAATATCTGGGGGGCTATTCCCCTTCGGTTCCCTGGATTATTCGAAACAGGTACCCTTAACCTCGGGGGCTTGCGGATAGGTTTACAACATCTCCTCATTTTGGGAGTAACAGTTATCCTCCTGATCCTGCAATATCTGCTCTTTGAGAAAACCTTAATTGGGAAAAAGATGCAGGCCACGGCACAGGATAAACAGACGGCCCGATTAATGGGAATTCCTACCAATAAAATGATCGCCCTTACCTTTATCTATAGTGCCCTGTTGGGTGGGGTAGCGGCCCTTCTGGTGGCTCCAATTCTCAATGTAACCAAAGATATGGGAGGGCCTATAGCTTTAAAGGCCTTCTCTTCAAGTATTATCGGTGGTTTCGGAAGCATCCCCGGAGCTATTTTAGGTGGTCTTTTTGTCGGAGTCATCGAAGCCATAGCCGGTAAATACTATTCTGCTTATACCGATGGGGTTGCCTTTTTCGTATTGATCGCAGTTCTGCTCTTTAGACCCCAGGGGATTTTCGGAGAACGTATTGCTGAAAAGGCCTAA
- a CDS encoding metallophosphoesterase — translation MLTLVHLSDLHFGRVDTAIVQSLRTTVEEIRPEVVVVSGDLTQRARTQEFKEARAFLDLLPPTQIIVPGNHDIPLGNLFARFFQPLSKYNRYISNDLEPFYVNQEVAILGINTACSLTIQRGRINKEQILRILERLAPLGTQIVKILVSHHPFEIPEGYHKYRSVGRSRWAMEILAKCGVDIFLAGHLHVSHVGDIIVGYKTNRYSALIIQAGTATSTRSRGEPPSFNRVRIAHPQIMVERFCWHPEKEAFGAVSIQHFRRTSEGWLPSRN, via the coding sequence ATGCTTACACTGGTTCATCTTTCAGACCTCCATTTCGGTCGTGTAGATACGGCTATTGTGCAATCTCTCAGGACAACCGTTGAAGAGATCCGACCGGAGGTGGTCGTTGTATCCGGGGATCTCACCCAGCGCGCTCGAACCCAAGAGTTCAAAGAGGCCCGGGCTTTTTTAGACCTCCTTCCCCCTACCCAGATTATTGTTCCCGGGAATCACGATATACCTTTAGGTAACCTCTTTGCCCGCTTTTTTCAACCGCTTTCCAAATATAATCGCTATATTAGCAACGATCTGGAACCCTTTTATGTAAACCAGGAGGTAGCCATCCTGGGCATCAACACGGCCTGCTCCTTAACGATCCAAAGAGGACGTATCAACAAAGAACAGATCCTGCGGATCCTGGAACGCCTGGCTCCTCTAGGCACTCAGATCGTCAAAATCCTCGTCAGTCATCATCCTTTTGAGATACCAGAAGGTTATCACAAATATAGATCGGTCGGCCGTTCACGTTGGGCTATGGAAATCCTGGCAAAATGCGGAGTGGATATTTTTCTTGCCGGTCACCTCCATGTAAGCCATGTAGGCGATATCATTGTAGGTTACAAAACAAACAGGTATTCTGCTCTGATTATCCAGGCAGGAACGGCCACTTCTACACGCAGCCGGGGGGAACCTCCCTCTTTCAACAGGGTTCGTATAGCTCATCCGCAAATTATGGTTGAACGCTTCTGCTGGCATCCTGAAAAGGAGGCCTTCGGGGCCGTTTCAATCCAACATTTCCGGCGCACTTCGGAAGGTTGGTTACCTAGCCGGAATTAA
- a CDS encoding ABC transporter ATP-binding protein yields the protein MEILKTIQLSKHFGGLKAVDKVDLTIQKGEIRALIGPNGSGKTTILNILSGIYQPTEGKILFKSTDVTGKKPHVLVEYGMARTFQNIRLFPELTVLQNVKVGQHCRTKSDLVSIIFGLPGARKEERHIEEKAMQALEFVGLQDKRNRPAKSLPYGQQRLLELARALATEPELLLLDEPAAGLNPHETEVLDDLLIKIRNQGITLLLVEHDMNLVMGISDYITVLNFGAKIAEGTPEEIQNNPEVIEAYLGKEEVLQT from the coding sequence ATGGAAATTCTAAAGACCATCCAATTAAGTAAACACTTCGGCGGACTTAAGGCCGTAGATAAGGTAGATCTGACCATCCAAAAAGGAGAGATCCGAGCTCTGATCGGACCCAACGGATCGGGTAAAACCACCATTCTCAATATACTCAGTGGTATTTATCAACCTACAGAAGGTAAAATTCTATTCAAAAGCACAGATGTAACCGGGAAAAAACCCCATGTTTTGGTAGAGTATGGCATGGCCCGTACCTTCCAAAATATCCGCCTTTTTCCAGAACTGACGGTACTTCAGAATGTTAAAGTAGGTCAACACTGTCGTACAAAATCGGATTTGGTGAGTATTATATTCGGCTTACCGGGAGCAAGAAAAGAAGAACGCCACATTGAAGAAAAAGCCATGCAAGCCCTTGAATTTGTGGGACTCCAGGATAAACGCAACCGACCTGCAAAGAGCCTTCCCTATGGACAACAACGATTGCTGGAATTGGCAAGGGCACTGGCCACTGAACCCGAACTTCTTCTCCTGGATGAACCCGCTGCCGGATTAAACCCCCATGAAACAGAAGTCCTGGATGATTTGTTGATTAAAATACGAAACCAGGGAATAACCCTGCTGTTGGTCGAGCATGATATGAACCTGGTTATGGGGATATCAGACTATATTACCGTACTTAATTTTGGGGCAAAAATAGCCGAAGGCACTCCGGAGGAAATCCAGAATAACCCGGAGGTCATAGAAGCCTACCTGGGTAAGGAAGAAGTTTTGCAGACTTAG